The following DNA comes from Cyanobacteriota bacterium.
ACTATCCTAGTGTGGGTGCAACTGAAACGTTGATGATGGCAGCAACCCTTGCTGAGGGGGAAACCATTATTGACAACGCTGCTCGTGAGCCAGAGGTTGAAGACTTGGCAAACTTTTGTCGAGCTATGGGAGCCAAAATCCAGGGGGCTGGTACTAATCGCATTGTGATTTCTGGTGTCTCAAGTTTGCACTCAGTGGACTACTCAATCATTCCTGATCGCATTGAAGCTGGGACATTCTTAGTAGCGGGCGCAATCACCCAGTCAGAAATTAGCCTACTATCAGTTGTGCCTGATCACTTGACTGCTGTAATTGCCAAATTGCAGGAAATGGGGGTTGAGGTGATTGCTGATGCTGGCGATCGTCTAACGGTTCGGGCCAGTGGTCACTATCGTGCTAGCGATATCAAAACCCTTCCTCACCCAGGGTTCCCGACAGATATGCAGGCTCAGTTTATGGCTTTGCTCACATTGGCGGAGGGTAGCAGTGTGATCACTGAAACCGTATTTGAAAATCGTCTTCAGCATGTCTCTGAATTGAGCCGCATGGGTGCCGATATTCGGGTCAATGGCAACACGGCTATTGTACGTGGAGTACCCTTTTTGTCTGGTGCGCCAGTGCAGGCTACAGATTTGCGTGCATCGGCAGCGCTGGTAGTTGCTGGGCTAGCTGCTGAAGGTAAGACTGTGATTCAAGGACTGCATCATTTAGACCGGGGCTACGAAAATCTAGAAGGTAAACTTAAGCAGCTTGGTGCTCGACTAGAGCGAGTTAGTGTAAGTTAGTGTCAATCTAGCCATCTAGTGTCCTTTGCAAGGCGTTATTCTGGATGGGGTCTATTTCCTAGCATTGAGGCGTTATGAGTGAGACAGCAGCCAAGTCAAGCTTGGCAATTTGGTTTCAGCGCTTACTAGCCGCTATCATGCTAGGCGGTCAGGTCGTTATTCATCTGGCATCGGGTAAGGTTAACCAGCGCAATGTACGTGAACAGATGGCGATCGTTGGCCCAGAGTCGTTGCCGATTACAACCTTGACGGCTGCCTTTGTAGGTATGGTGTTTACCATCCAGGTAGCACGGGAGTTCATTCAACTGGGTGCTAGTAATGCAGTAGGTGGGGTGTTAGCGATCGCCTTAGTGCGAGAGCTAGCTCCTGTATTAACAGCAGTTGTCATTGCTGGACGAGTTGGGTCGGCGTTTGCTGCTGAGATTGGCACCATGCGGGTCACAGAACAAATCGATGCACTATACATCCTGAAAACGGATCCGATCGACTACCTAGTAATTCCTCGCATCATAGCGTGTTGCAGCATGTTACCTATTTTGACCATCTTGTCCTTCGTTACCGGTATGGTCGGGGGCTTGGTTATTGCTATTAGCCGATATAATCTAGCAGCCGTGGCCTTTATCAACTCTGCCCGCAATTTCTTGCAAATTTGGGATTTAATCAGTGCAGCAATTAAGGCAGGTGTGTTTGGGGCACTAATTGCCATCATCGGCTGTAGTTGGGGGCTGACGACAACTGGCGGTGCCAAAGGTGTGGGACAATCCACTACTACGGCTGTGGTTACATCCCTACTAGCTATCTTTTGCTTTAACTTCTTTTTATCTTGGGTGCTCTTTCAAGGGCCTGGCAGCGCAACACTCCGGGGCCTCTAGCACGCATCAGTCATGTGTATACACCTCGTAGCATCTATGGCATCGGCAAGTAAGGCGATTACACCCAACACTCCTCAGCTCAAGTCTACAGAAGTAGCCATAACAACCTTATCCACAGCATCTAGATTAGGATTTCAACTGCCGGATCCAGATGATGAGACAATTGCCGACCACGACTTTCAGGCACAGGTTGACCAAGCTTGGCAGACGTGCGATCAGCTCAATCTACAAACAGACATTTGGCGTGGTCGAATTTTGCGCGTAGTGCGCGATCGAGAAAAAAATCGCGGCGATGGACGCGGCACAGGCTTCTTGAAATGGTTAGCTGACCACGAAATCAGTAAAAGTCAAGCCTATAGCTGGCTGGAAATAGCGGCTAGTGCTGACACCC
Coding sequences within:
- a CDS encoding UDP-N-acetylglucosamine 1-carboxyvinyltransferase encodes the protein YPSVGATETLMMAATLAEGETIIDNAAREPEVEDLANFCRAMGAKIQGAGTNRIVISGVSSLHSVDYSIIPDRIEAGTFLVAGAITQSEISLLSVVPDHLTAVIAKLQEMGVEVIADAGDRLTVRASGHYRASDIKTLPHPGFPTDMQAQFMALLTLAEGSSVITETVFENRLQHVSELSRMGADIRVNGNTAIVRGVPFLSGAPVQATDLRASAALVVAGLAAEGKTVIQGLHHLDRGYENLEGKLKQLGARLERVSVS
- a CDS encoding MlaE family lipid ABC transporter permease subunit; this translates as MSETAAKSSLAIWFQRLLAAIMLGGQVVIHLASGKVNQRNVREQMAIVGPESLPITTLTAAFVGMVFTIQVAREFIQLGASNAVGGVLAIALVRELAPVLTAVVIAGRVGSAFAAEIGTMRVTEQIDALYILKTDPIDYLVIPRIIACCSMLPILTILSFVTGMVGGLVIAISRYNLAAVAFINSARNFLQIWDLISAAIKAGVFGALIAIIGCSWGLTTTGGAKGVGQSTTTAVVTSLLAIFCFNFFLSWVLFQGPGSATLRGL